The nucleotide window TTGTAGAACCCAGGATTCGGTCCTGGAAACTCGGGGGCCTGCTCGCCAGGCAGTATCGTCAAGGGCTCGAACAGCTCCGAGCCCGCCTCGTCCGCCATGCGAATGGTAAAGGGCCGGACTTCCTTGCCCGTAGCCAGGTCCTTCAGGTTGATGCGCAGCACGGTAGCGCCCTGTTCGCGATGATGCTCCAAGTCAATGCGCGCCGTGCCGCGCACGAATCCCACCCCCGTCGGCACCGCCGGGGGGGACGCCTTCGCCGGCGCTTTCTCCGGCCTCTTCATCCCCCGGCTGATGCCCCCGGCCAGCACGGGTTGCGGCATGGCTGTCCCACTAATGGCGTCCAGGGTGCTGAGCGCGTCGCGGGCCTTTTCCAGCAACTCGCCCGCCACGGAAAACACCGCGTCGATAAACGAAGAACGGGGACCCTGCGCCGCGGCCCGCCTGTGCGCGGCCATGCGGTCCAGCGCTTCAAAGAAGCTGGGCTTCATATAGTCCAGGCGCTTGCTGACCTCTTCCGGCACAGGCTCCGCCCGATTCAGTTCCTCTATCATCCACTCGGGCAGGCCGCCGGGAGTCTCCCTTCGGATACTGCTCATGCCTCGTTCCTCCACAGTTCGCTCGCAAAACGCGCGAACCGGCTGCGTATTGCCTGCTTCACATGGTAGATGTTCATGTTTACCGTCGTTTTCGGTATCTGAAGCGCATCGGCGATCTCCTTTTGCGACTTCTCCTGCATGTATAGTCGAAATACATCCGCCGTCGCTTTCGGAAGGGTGTCAAGGAATCGCCGAATCTCATCCAGGAGCGTGCGGCAGTCCAGGCTGGCCGTGTTGGCGCCCATGCAGGCCAGCACATCGAGCAACGAGACATCATCGTCGGTCTTGGCATCCAGGGAAGTCTTGCGTGTGCGCTCCCGGATGACAAGCCGCAACCGGTCCGTAATGCGACTGGACGTTGCCTTGAATATCCAGCCTGCCCAGTTTTCCACGCACTCGAATTCCTCCTCCTCGAGGGAGCAGATGTTCACGATGACATTCTGCACGACCTCTTCGAGGAAGTCCTCGTCGTGGATATTCCTCCTGCGGCCCAGCGCGCGGGCC belongs to Candidatus Hydrogenedentota bacterium and includes:
- a CDS encoding sigma-70 family RNA polymerase sigma factor, which produces MAVLWSFSRDLIERALEGNADARKMLWAEFRDCAWTMARALGRRRNIHDEDFLEEVVQNVIVNICSLEEEEFECVENWAGWIFKATSSRITDRLRLVIRERTRKTSLDAKTDDDVSLLDVLACMGANTASLDCRTLLDEIRRFLDTLPKATADVFRLYMQEKSQKEIADALQIPKTTVNMNIYHVKQAIRSRFARFASELWRNEA